The window TCATAACAATCCAACGACTACTTCTGGATCTGAGTTTTTATATATTGGAGACGGTCTTGAAGAGGAGTACAATCAGTTTATTCATATGGAGAATATAGAGAAGGGTGTTATTACTTATGATGATTCGGTAGAGAATTATATTATTTATCAATTATTAAGCCTTTATAAAGGTAATCCGAAGTACAAAGTTTTGGCGAAAGTCCAACTAAATGATGATGCCTTCTTGAAGCAATTTGAAAACACAAGAAATATTGAATACTATTTTTTAAACAGTAATAAAGAAATTATGTATGCCAATAGTCATGATGCATTAGCAATAGAAGAAGATAATCATAAGTATCTTGTTTATGAAACGTATTATAGAACAGCCAATCGATTTGGAGGGTATAAACTATACTCTCGAATAGCCAAATATGCATTAATTGAAGATTTTATCAATGTATATATTATTTTGTTCTTTGCTATGATGCTTAGTTTTATGCTTTCTTACTTTCTTCTAAGAAAATTAATCAATTTTAGTTCAAAAAGGTTGGTTGATTTTTCCGATCACATGGATAGTATGACGGAAGAACTCACTACCTTTTCATGTGAAGATTATTCAGATGAAGTAGGCAATGCCATTGATAATTACAATAAGATGGTGGGCATGATTCATGAAATGATTATCGAAAAAAATCAAAACGAGCTTCGTGAAAAGAACTTAGAACTTGAGAATACAAGAGCTAGACTATATGTTCTTTATTCCCAGATTAATCCTCATTTCTTATCCAACACCTTAAATGGTATCAAGATGAATTGTGTCATAAAAGGTGAAAAGGAAACGGCCAACATTCTAGGTGAGTTAAGTAAAATGTTTAGAAGCCTCATGCTTTACAGTGAACCCATGGCTGCACTTTGGCAAGAAGTGGATTTTATTGAAACATATTTAAAGATTCAGAAGTTTAGGTTTAAGGAAAAACTAGAGTATTCAATAATAATAGATGATCAGGCTAGACTGCAACCCATTCCACGTATGACACTACAACCTTTAGTAGAAAATTCATGTATACACGGCATTCAAAAAAATGCTGAGGGAGGCATGATACAAATACATGCTTTCGTTAAAGACCAGCATTTTCGAATTGTGATTACAGATAACGGCGTTGGCATTGGTGATAAACAATTGAATATCATTCGAGAAAGGATGGTAACGGAAGACATCCAAGAATCAAGTATAGGCATTATTAATGTCTATAAACGTTTAAAATTTTATTATGGTGACAATCTAACGTTTGAAGTTGAAAAAGCTACACCTAGAGGTACCAAGATTCATATAGATATTGATTTACAGGGCTTTAGAGACAAGTCAATCGAGATAAATGAATTAGAAAAGGAGGAAAGACATGTATAGAGTTATATTAGTTGATGATGAAAGTATCGTTCTTGAAGGCCTTCAGAGAATTATTGATTGGAAATCACTAGGTTATCAGATAATCGCAACGGCAGATGACGGATCTACATGTCTAAAACTTTTAGAAACCATCACCCCGGATCTCATTATTACAGACATTAAAATGCGTAAAATGGATGGAATTGAATTAATTGAAAACATTAGAAACATGAACATCGATCAACCAAAGGTCATATTTTTGACAGGTTATAATGAGTTTAGTTACGCTAAAGAAGCACTTAGATATAGAGCTAGGAATTATATATTGAAACCTATTGTTGAAGATGAATTAGTTCAGTCTCTTGTCCAGGTGAAGAAAGAATTAGATAAAGAGAAGAGTATGAGTAGTGTTATTGATGATTACAGAAAGATTCATATTCAATCACAAATAACAGGGTTACTTGAGCAAAATACTGCCGATGAATCCCTAGAGTATCTTTTCAATAATACCCATTTAGACAGGTATGATTTTTATCGCTGTGGTATTGTTAGAATAAGACCTGCAAAAACAAATGAAATTAGTTTGGATAAAGTACGTCGAACGGTTGAAGAACGATGCAACGAAGCGATAGATAGTTATGGTCTTAGTGATAGGATAGAAGGTTATCTCTTTAGAATTAAAGAACATAGCATAGGTATGCTTCTTGCTTATCATAGCGACTATGAAATCCATGAGTACATTGAACGACTATCTGAACGTTTAAAGAATATGCTGCCTATAAGTACAGCTCATCATATTACGGTTTCTTATGGAAAAAAAGTGAAACAGATGGTCGATTTTCACTTATCTTATGAAACGGCCATTCAAGCATCTAAGTTTATGATTTACTATGATTCTAGAACCCAGATTACTTATTCAGACATAAAACAATACACCATTAACAAGATTGATTATAATAAACTTATTCCAGTAGACAAGCTAATAAAAGCCGTTATTACCAATGAATATGATGCTATTTATTCATTTTTTTCATTGAATTTTATGGTGTTTAAGAAAGACAGAGTGAGTATAGATGATATCATCATTTTTATCAACAAAATATTTATGGACTGTACCAAAGAACTAAAAGTATATTGCCCAGATGAAAACTATAGTCAAAATGATTTGTTTTACTCCATTAAAGAAAGAATGCCTTCATTAAGCATATTGATGAAAGAGGTATTGGACTTTGCTCTTTGGGTAAGTGACACGATTAAGGAAAGTGGTAAAAAATCAACAAACAAAGATGATATAGTTGACTATATCAATGCGTATTTTAGGGAGAATATTACCCTTAAGATGATTGCAGAGAAGTTTTATGTTAATCCTGTATATTTAGGTCAAGTACTACAAAAAAAACTTAAGATTGGATTTAAAAAGTATCTTGAAAATCTTCGAATGGAAGAATCAAAAAAGCTATTGAAGACCACGGATAAGCCCATTTATGAAATTGCTTTTGAAGTAGGTTATAATGATCCAGAGTATTTTTCCAGGGTGTTTTACAAAGCCTATGGCGTAACACCAAGTCAGTATAAACAACAATGATAAATAATTTTTTTACAAGGAGCATAGGCTTAGCGTCTATGCTCCTGCTTATTGTAGACAGATAATATGTTTATCTGTTTTTTTTACAGATTTGCCTTTAGTTTATCTGGTTATATTCTTTCAAGGATAAGTTATGATAGTGACAATAAGGATCAGGAGGACGACAATGAAGATGGAGATAAAAAACTGTAAACGACGCTTACATATGGGTTTACATACACCTGAAATGACAGATGATTTTGGTTGATGACATGACTATAGCATATGAATAGTAAAGGAGAAAAAAACATGCGATTTAGGCAGATACATTTAGATTTTCATACATCAGAGGTTATTGAACAAGTAGGAAACAAATTTTCAAAAGAGCAGTTTCAGCTCGCATTAAAGGAAGGGCATGTGAACGCCATTAACGTGTTTGCAAAATGCCATCATGGTTATTCCTATTTTCCTTCCAAGGTTAATGCACAACACCCTGGCTGTTCCATTGATCTTCTTGGAAATATTATTGAAGCAGCGGAAGAAATAGATGTGGAGGTTCCTATATATATTTCAGCAGGTCTTGATGAAAAATATGCTAAAACACATCCAGAATGGTTAATCAGAAATAAAGATGAAAGTACGCGATGGACGTCGGATTTTATGAATCCGGGCTATCACGAGCTTTGCTTTAATACACCATATTTAGATGAATTATTGCTTCAGATTGAAGAAGTCGTGACTTTATATAAACCCAAAGGGTTGTGGCTAGATATTGTAGGCGTTCGCCCATGTTACTGCAGAACTTGTGTGGCTGAAGCTCATGACCTTTCATTAGATGTTGATAACCCAGTAGACATGATTAAGCTATGGGAGAAAACGTATAAAAATTATCAACAAAAAGTATGTGATTTGGTTGAAAGACTTAACCCAGAAACACATATCTTTCATAATAGCGGTCATTTTGCAAGAGGAAGAGAAGATTTATGGTCTGCAAACACCCATTACGAATTAGAGTCTTTACCAACGGGTGGATGGAGTTATGATCATTTTCCAATGTCTGCCAGATATATACAAGGCTTTGGTGTGGACTTTCTTGGTATGACGGGTAAGTTTCATACATCATGGGGAGAGTTTGGCGGTTTTAAACATCCCAATGCTTTACGTTATGAAATGGCACTTGATCTAATGAACGGAGCGAAGTGCTGTATTGGTGACCAGCTTCATCCTGATGGAGAGATGGATTTAGCCACATATCGTCTGATTGGTCAAGCATATAAGGAAGTGGAAGATAAAGAAGTCTATTGCGATGGCGTTAAAAGTGTTGCTGACATTGGTGTTTTTTCGGCGGAAGTAATTGAAGGTACTAAGATGATGTCAGAGTTTAATAATCTGTCTGACTCTGGAGCTGTTCGTATGTTAACAGAAGGGCATTATCTGTTTGACTTAATAGATGATCGAAGTGATTTTACCAAATATCGACTATTGATTCTTCCTGATAAAGTTCGTGTGGATAAATGTTTAGCTGATAAGATAAATAAATTCATAGAAAGGGGTGGTAAGGTTTTAGCTTCAGGTGAATCAGGTCTTGCTAGATTAGATGGCTCTAATGAGAAATCAGACGAACGTTATGATGCAGTAAATGATGCTAGTTATTTTAAACTAGATTTAATGGTGACATATGAAGGTAAGATACCGTATAGTCCAGCATATATTAAACCTGAATTTAAGTTAAAGTCAGTGGATTCAAGCTCCTATGTGTTCTATGATGAAAGTTACAAAGTAGAAGCAAAAGGTGGTGAAATTCTTGGGGTTATAGAAAAGCCTTACCATAACAGAACTTACAAAACTTTTTGTTCCCATAAGCACTTTCCAACCAGTCATGAGACCATTAGTCCTGCAATTGTTATGGGGAACTCAACCTGTTATATGAGTTGGAATGTGTTTAGAGATTATGCCATGGTGGGAAGCATTATCTACAAAGAAATCGTCCAATATCTTCTTGATAGGATGTTAGAGAAACAAAAAAGTGTTGAGACAACACTTGGTTCTTATGGTAGTGTGAGTCTTATGCATCAAGAAGAAGAGAAACGTTTCGTACTTCATACGGTGTATGCAGTTCCAGTTATGCGAGGCCGTCATATTAATGTGATTGAAGATATACAACCGGTTTATCATATTGAGATGAAAGTAAAAACAGGTAAGCCAATTAAGAAGGTCTATTTGGCACCTTCTAAAGAAGAATTGGCATTTAGCAATAAGGACAATGCTGTAAGTTTTGAGATTCCTAAAGTTGAGTGTCATCAAATGGTGGTGATGGATTATGCATAATAACTTGTTTCAAAGTTTACACAGCCCTATAGGTGCAGGTGCTGCTTTTGCCATTGGCCTTGAAGGTACAGGCGGTGGCTTTATGTTAGAAAATGATTATGTACCGGAGCAAGAC is drawn from Vallitalea pronyensis and contains these coding sequences:
- a CDS encoding sensor histidine kinase, coding for MIKALISKMKKVHHWSILKQQMFIYIIAGMLPLFLVTSVIIYSLSTVILDTTYKEFYKEAETANSNLQQNLYNVEAVMNWIAFDNALHRLLIDEYTSPIDYYEQFQTVHNSVMQLRSLYVEIEKIEFLHNNPTTTSGSEFLYIGDGLEEEYNQFIHMENIEKGVITYDDSVENYIIYQLLSLYKGNPKYKVLAKVQLNDDAFLKQFENTRNIEYYFLNSNKEIMYANSHDALAIEEDNHKYLVYETYYRTANRFGGYKLYSRIAKYALIEDFINVYIILFFAMMLSFMLSYFLLRKLINFSSKRLVDFSDHMDSMTEELTTFSCEDYSDEVGNAIDNYNKMVGMIHEMIIEKNQNELREKNLELENTRARLYVLYSQINPHFLSNTLNGIKMNCVIKGEKETANILGELSKMFRSLMLYSEPMAALWQEVDFIETYLKIQKFRFKEKLEYSIIIDDQARLQPIPRMTLQPLVENSCIHGIQKNAEGGMIQIHAFVKDQHFRIVITDNGVGIGDKQLNIIRERMVTEDIQESSIGIINVYKRLKFYYGDNLTFEVEKATPRGTKIHIDIDLQGFRDKSIEINELEKEERHV
- a CDS encoding response regulator, with protein sequence MYRVILVDDESIVLEGLQRIIDWKSLGYQIIATADDGSTCLKLLETITPDLIITDIKMRKMDGIELIENIRNMNIDQPKVIFLTGYNEFSYAKEALRYRARNYILKPIVEDELVQSLVQVKKELDKEKSMSSVIDDYRKIHIQSQITGLLEQNTADESLEYLFNNTHLDRYDFYRCGIVRIRPAKTNEISLDKVRRTVEERCNEAIDSYGLSDRIEGYLFRIKEHSIGMLLAYHSDYEIHEYIERLSERLKNMLPISTAHHITVSYGKKVKQMVDFHLSYETAIQASKFMIYYDSRTQITYSDIKQYTINKIDYNKLIPVDKLIKAVITNEYDAIYSFFSLNFMVFKKDRVSIDDIIIFINKIFMDCTKELKVYCPDENYSQNDLFYSIKERMPSLSILMKEVLDFALWVSDTIKESGKKSTNKDDIVDYINAYFRENITLKMIAEKFYVNPVYLGQVLQKKLKIGFKKYLENLRMEESKKLLKTTDKPIYEIAFEVGYNDPEYFSRVFYKAYGVTPSQYKQQ
- a CDS encoding alpha-amylase family protein codes for the protein MNSKGEKNMRFRQIHLDFHTSEVIEQVGNKFSKEQFQLALKEGHVNAINVFAKCHHGYSYFPSKVNAQHPGCSIDLLGNIIEAAEEIDVEVPIYISAGLDEKYAKTHPEWLIRNKDESTRWTSDFMNPGYHELCFNTPYLDELLLQIEEVVTLYKPKGLWLDIVGVRPCYCRTCVAEAHDLSLDVDNPVDMIKLWEKTYKNYQQKVCDLVERLNPETHIFHNSGHFARGREDLWSANTHYELESLPTGGWSYDHFPMSARYIQGFGVDFLGMTGKFHTSWGEFGGFKHPNALRYEMALDLMNGAKCCIGDQLHPDGEMDLATYRLIGQAYKEVEDKEVYCDGVKSVADIGVFSAEVIEGTKMMSEFNNLSDSGAVRMLTEGHYLFDLIDDRSDFTKYRLLILPDKVRVDKCLADKINKFIERGGKVLASGESGLARLDGSNEKSDERYDAVNDASYFKLDLMVTYEGKIPYSPAYIKPEFKLKSVDSSSYVFYDESYKVEAKGGEILGVIEKPYHNRTYKTFCSHKHFPTSHETISPAIVMGNSTCYMSWNVFRDYAMVGSIIYKEIVQYLLDRMLEKQKSVETTLGSYGSVSLMHQEEEKRFVLHTVYAVPVMRGRHINVIEDIQPVYHIEMKVKTGKPIKKVYLAPSKEELAFSNKDNAVSFEIPKVECHQMVVMDYA